In the genome of Cryptomeria japonica chromosome 8, Sugi_1.0, whole genome shotgun sequence, one region contains:
- the LOC131078549 gene encoding protein XRI1, translating to MAANHGNLWNWDYENFRLDSDFPMAIPQSVWDEWEHSLLASTPSSQIIQQPQLSTLSLYNEGITDISAATSTCYRDFYEESPICKRRRMLLFPGDEATHYGNYDYESMRSCSGYDLRSICESIQLPESTASSLWFSDDQILCPKKLCQEKFPEQEGLELKIDGQTNILPPPFFNQQENKAPVKPDLQQFEEKPSINRPSLEGVGVKKINTDPLTAAKKKDKLATPVLAYPFAVLKPSGVEGDVTLNDINKRILMPPKRPIQHPVGDYAKIPSAASTGSGLSGKAVVALTKIHTQGKGTITIMRTKG from the exons ATGGCAGCGAATCACGGCAACCTCTGGAACTGGGACTATGAAAATTTTAGGCTTGATTCAGATTTCCCTATGG CTATACCTCAATCAGTGTGGGATGAATGGGAGCACAGTTTACTTGCTTCTACACCTTCATCACAGATAATTCAGCAGCCCCAGTTATCAACATTATCTTTATACAATGAAG GAATAACTGATATTTCAGCAGCTACTTCAACATGTTACAGAGATTTTtatgaagaaagccctatatgtaAAAGAAGACGCATGCTTCTGTTCCCAGGAGATGAAGCTACTCATTATGGAAATTATGATTATGAATCCATGCGG AGTTGTTCAGGGTATGACTTAAGAAGTATATGCGAGAGCATTCAACTTCCGGAATCAACAGCAAGTTCCCTGTGGTTCTCTG ATGATCAGATTCTTTGCCCCAAGAAGTTGTGCCAGGAAAAATTCCCTGAGCAAGAAGGTCTAGAATTAAAAATAGATGGACAAAC GAACATCTTACCACCACCATTTTTCAACCAACAAG AAAACAAAGCCCCAGTGAAACCTGATTTACAGCAATTTGAGGAAAAACCTTCAATCAACAGACCTTCACTTGAGG GTGTGGGTGTAAAGAAGATCAATACTGATCCACTTACAGCTGCTAAGAAGAAGGACAAGCTGGCCACCCCAGTTCTGGCATATCCATTTGCTGTGCTAAAGCCCAGTGGGGTTGAAGGAGATGTGACACTGAATGACATAAACAAGAGAATTTTGATGCCTCCCAAAAGGCCCATCCAACATCCTGTTGGGGACTATGCCAAAATTCCATCTGCTGCTTCAACTGGCTCTGGGCTTTCTGGAAAGGCTGTGGTTGCTCTCACCAAAATACACACTCAGGGCAAAGGGACCATTACAATTATGAGGACAAAAGGCTGA